Proteins encoded together in one Sceloporus undulatus isolate JIND9_A2432 ecotype Alabama chromosome 4, SceUnd_v1.1, whole genome shotgun sequence window:
- the COPS6 gene encoding LOW QUALITY PROTEIN: COP9 signalosome complex subunit 6 (The sequence of the model RefSeq protein was modified relative to this genomic sequence to represent the inferred CDS: deleted 1 base in 1 codon), with protein MAASGGGSCPSGPGSSSSSNGAAAGMEVDAAAGPAVMASGVTGSVSVALHPLVILNISDHWIRMRSQEGRPVQVIGALIGRQEGRNIEVMNSFELLSHTVEENVVIDKEYYYTKEEQFKQVFKDLEFLGWYTTGGPPDQSDIHVHKQVCEIIESPLFLKLNPMTKHTDLPVSVFESVIDIINGEATMLFAELTYTLATEEAERIGVDHVARMTATGSGENSTVAEHLIAQHSAIKMLHSRVKLILEYVKASEAGEVPFNHEILREAYALCHCLPVLSTDKFKTDFYDQCNDVGLMTYLGTITKTCNTMNQFVNKFNILYDRQGIGRRMRGLFF; from the exons ATGGCGGCGAGCGGAGGCGGTTCCTGTCCGTCTGGTCCCgggagcagcagtagcagcaacggCGCCGCCGCCGGAATGGAGGTGGACGCGGCCG CGGGGCCGGCGGTGATGGCGTCTGGCGTGACCGGGAGCGTGTCGGTGGCGTTGCACCCGCTGGTCATCCTCAACATCAGCGACCACTGGATCCGGATGCGCTCCCAGGAGGGACGCCCCGTCCAAG tgaTCGGGGCCCTGATCGGGCGACAGGAGGGCCGCAACATCGAGGTGATGAACTCCTTTGAGCTGCTTTCTCACACCGTCGAGGAGAACGTGGTCATCGACAAGGAGTACTACTACACCAAGGAGGAGCAGT TCAAGCAGGTCTTCAAGGACCTGGAGTTCCTGGGCTGGTACACAACCGGCGGCCCCCCGGACCAGTCGGACATCCATGTCCACAAGCAG GTCTGTGAGATCATTGAGAGC CCCCTCTTCCTGAAGCTGAACCCCATGACCAAGCACACCGAC CTGCCGGTCAGTGTCTTTGAGTCGGTGATTGACATCATCAACGGAGAG GCCACCATGTTGTTTGCAGAGCTGACGTACACACTGGCCACGGAGGAAGCGGAACGCATTGGAGTGGACCATGTGGCGCGCATGACGGCCACAGGCAGTGGGGAGAACTCCACAG TGGCCGAGCACCTCATTGCCCAGCACAGCGCCATCAAGATGCTCCACAGTCGTGTCAAGCTCATTTTGGAGTATGTGAAGGCCTCAGAAGCAG GAGAGGTGCCCTTTAACCATGAGATCTTGCGCGAGGCCTATGCGCTCTGCCACTGCCTGCCTGTGCTGAGCACTGACAAATTCAAGACGGATTTCTACGAT CAATGCAACGACGTTGGCCTGATGACCTACCTGGGCACCATCACCAAGACCTGCAACACCATGAACCAGTTTGTGAACAAGTTTAACATCCTCTATGACCGGCAAGGCATCGGCCGCCGAATGCGGGGGCTCTTCTTCTGA